In a genomic window of Halalkalicoccus sp. CG83:
- the lwrS gene encoding LWR-salt protein, translating into MSGRYVLAVRFRLAPGRGVRVEPARFETTLYRDADEPGEDGWLFFRDNLWRGELNSPDHLRELTEEALGVPVEHVEYRRFETSESGYRELKEAIADDLEQFNADSVDEVVNKYFGSSIDVRPERS; encoded by the coding sequence ATGAGCGGGCGCTACGTCCTCGCGGTTCGCTTCCGTCTCGCCCCCGGCCGAGGCGTACGCGTCGAGCCCGCACGCTTCGAGACCACGCTGTATCGAGACGCCGACGAGCCGGGCGAGGACGGCTGGCTCTTCTTCCGGGACAACCTCTGGCGCGGAGAGCTCAACTCGCCCGATCACCTCCGCGAGCTGACCGAGGAGGCGCTCGGCGTGCCGGTCGAGCATGTCGAGTATCGTCGCTTCGAGACGAGCGAGTCGGGCTACCGGGAGCTGAAGGAGGCGATCGCGGACGACCTCGAGCAGTTCAACGCCGACTCGGTCGACGAGGTCGTGAACAAGTACTTCGGGAGCTCGATCGACGTCCGGCCGGAACGCTCATAA
- a CDS encoding molybdopterin biosynthesis protein, which produces MSRKEFRDLAPPERARETIDSLDLGGGVERVPLREARGRVLAERVDAGIDVPGFDRASMDGYAVRARDTFGADEADTAVLDLVGAVHAGAEPDVVVEEGTAAEISTGAVMPEGADAVVMVERTDETDAGVEIRTSLAPGDHVMFAGADVAAGERALGPGTRLTPREIGLLSALGVSEVPVRDRPRVGIVSTGDELVRPGGELQSEQGQIYDVNSYTIATAVEDAGGEAELYPHVGDDYEEMGRVMVEAAEECDLVLSSGSTSASAVDVIYRVIEERGELLLHGVAVKPGKPMLIGTLEESAYVGLPGYPVSALTIFRTFVAPAVRRAAGLPEPRTATVEARMADRERYEGGRKRLMPVGLVESGPSPDVGEADGDEAGTDKPVTLAYPVDKGSGATTSLVEADGIVEVDADTAYLDAGEPVSVRLFSPDVRPPTVFGVGEDDPALSALLDRVEHPRYLGIGSRQGLRRLGRGTPDFAVVTGSIDRDVEAVDLGGWTREWGLVVPEGNPDGVEGLADLVERDLRFVNRTTDSGLRTTLSNALASVAEERGSTRHKLVESIDGFDLAVRAHESPARKVVAGRADAGLGLRTTAERLGLGFVSLGEERVSVLGNPDRIEKGGMERLREAIDEWSFEDETLPGYRR; this is translated from the coding sequence GTGAGCCGAAAGGAGTTCCGCGACCTGGCTCCGCCCGAGCGCGCCCGCGAGACCATCGACTCGCTCGACCTCGGCGGCGGGGTCGAACGCGTTCCGCTTCGGGAGGCGCGCGGTCGCGTGCTCGCCGAACGGGTCGACGCCGGGATCGACGTCCCCGGCTTCGACCGTGCCAGCATGGACGGCTACGCCGTCCGCGCCCGCGACACGTTCGGCGCCGACGAGGCCGACACCGCCGTCCTCGATCTGGTGGGGGCGGTCCACGCCGGTGCCGAACCCGATGTAGTCGTCGAGGAGGGGACCGCCGCGGAGATCTCGACGGGCGCGGTGATGCCCGAGGGGGCCGACGCGGTGGTGATGGTCGAGCGGACCGACGAAACCGACGCTGGCGTCGAGATCCGCACCTCGCTCGCGCCGGGCGATCACGTCATGTTCGCGGGTGCGGACGTCGCCGCCGGCGAGCGGGCGCTCGGTCCCGGCACACGGCTGACGCCCCGCGAGATCGGCCTGCTCTCGGCGCTCGGGGTGAGCGAGGTGCCCGTTCGCGACCGCCCGCGTGTCGGCATCGTCTCGACGGGCGACGAGCTCGTTCGGCCCGGCGGCGAACTGCAAAGCGAGCAGGGCCAGATCTACGACGTCAACAGCTACACCATCGCGACCGCCGTCGAGGACGCCGGCGGCGAGGCGGAACTCTACCCCCACGTCGGCGACGACTACGAGGAGATGGGCCGCGTGATGGTCGAGGCCGCAGAGGAGTGCGACCTCGTCCTCTCGTCGGGTTCGACCTCCGCGAGCGCGGTCGACGTGATCTACCGGGTAATCGAGGAGCGGGGCGAACTCCTGCTCCACGGCGTCGCGGTCAAGCCCGGCAAACCGATGCTGATCGGAACCCTCGAGGAGTCGGCGTACGTCGGTCTTCCAGGATATCCCGTCTCCGCGCTGACGATCTTCCGGACGTTCGTCGCGCCCGCGGTCCGGCGGGCCGCCGGTCTGCCAGAGCCCCGAACGGCGACCGTCGAGGCGCGCATGGCCGACCGCGAGCGCTACGAGGGCGGCCGAAAGCGGTTGATGCCCGTTGGCCTGGTCGAGAGCGGGCCGTCTCCCGACGTCGGGGAAGCCGACGGCGACGAGGCTGGAACCGACAAACCCGTGACGCTCGCCTACCCGGTCGACAAGGGGTCGGGCGCGACCACCAGTCTCGTCGAGGCCGACGGCATCGTCGAGGTCGACGCCGACACCGCCTACCTCGACGCGGGCGAACCCGTTTCCGTCCGGTTGTTCTCGCCCGACGTCCGTCCCCCGACGGTGTTCGGCGTCGGCGAGGACGACCCCGCGCTCTCGGCGCTGCTCGACCGGGTCGAGCACCCCCGCTATCTGGGGATCGGCAGCCGTCAGGGACTGCGTCGGCTCGGCCGCGGCACGCCGGACTTCGCCGTCGTCACCGGTTCCATCGATCGCGACGTCGAGGCCGTCGATCTGGGCGGCTGGACCCGCGAGTGGGGGCTCGTCGTTCCCGAGGGCAACCCCGACGGGGTCGAGGGGCTCGCCGACCTGGTCGAGCGCGACCTGCGGTTCGTCAACCGCACGACCGACTCGGGACTCCGGACGACGCTTTCGAACGCGCTCGCCTCGGTCGCCGAGGAGCGCGGCTCGACGCGCCACAAGCTGGTCGAGTCGATCGACGGGTTCGACCTGGCCGTACGTGCTCACGAGAGCCCCGCTCGAAAGGTCGTCGCCGGGCGGGCGGACGCCGGGCTCGGGCTACGGACGACGGCCGAACGGCTCGGTCTAGGGTTCGTCTCGCTGGGCGAGGAGCGGGTTTCGGTGCTCGGAAACCCCGATCGCATCGAGAAGGGGGGGATGGAGCGGCTGCGAGAGGCGATCGACGAGTGGTCGTTCGAGGACGAGACGCTACCGGGCTACCGGCGATAG
- the uppS gene encoding polyprenyl diphosphate synthase: MASLRNLTSQAYEKLLLREIDDGPAHVAVIQDGNRRYARKRGEKATDGHRAGARTTERVLDWCEELGIEELTLYAFSTENFNRPAEERRALYDLLCEKLVEFADAERVHDGGVRIRTLGNIEALPDRVQEAARYAERRTRGYETFVLNIALAYGGRAELLRVARNVTRAVAEGDLPADEIDIGEIDRRLYDDEIRDVDLIIRTGGDERTSNFLPWHANGNEAAVFFCAPYWPEFSKIDFLRAVRTYHNRESSRRQTRSRRALTLVRALSDVDLPKARDVLDGEAESPAEPATPVER; the protein is encoded by the coding sequence ATGGCATCGCTGCGGAACCTGACGTCACAGGCCTACGAGAAGCTCCTCCTTCGCGAGATCGACGACGGCCCGGCTCACGTCGCCGTCATTCAGGACGGCAACCGCCGCTACGCGCGCAAGCGCGGCGAGAAGGCCACCGACGGGCATCGAGCCGGCGCCCGCACCACCGAACGGGTGCTCGACTGGTGTGAGGAGCTCGGCATCGAGGAGCTAACGCTGTACGCGTTCTCCACGGAGAACTTCAACCGACCCGCCGAGGAGCGACGGGCGCTCTACGACCTGCTCTGTGAGAAGCTCGTCGAGTTCGCCGACGCGGAACGCGTCCACGACGGCGGCGTCAGGATCCGCACCCTCGGGAACATCGAGGCGCTCCCCGATCGGGTCCAGGAGGCCGCCCGCTACGCCGAGCGCCGGACCCGCGGCTACGAGACGTTCGTCCTCAACATCGCGCTGGCCTACGGCGGCCGGGCCGAACTGCTGCGCGTCGCGCGCAACGTGACCCGCGCGGTCGCGGAGGGCGACCTCCCGGCCGACGAGATCGACATCGGAGAGATCGACCGCCGCCTCTACGACGACGAGATCCGGGACGTCGACCTGATCATCCGCACCGGCGGCGACGAGCGCACCTCGAACTTCCTCCCGTGGCACGCCAACGGCAACGAGGCCGCGGTCTTCTTCTGTGCGCCGTACTGGCCGGAGTTCTCGAAGATCGACTTCCTGCGGGCGGTCCGAACCTACCACAACCGCGAGAGCTCCCGGCGCCAGACCAGAAGCCGGCGCGCGCTGACGCTCGTCCGCGCGCTCTCGGACGTCGACCTGCCGAAGGCACGGGACGTACTCGACGGGGAGGCCGAGTCCCCCGCCGAACCGGCCACGCCCGTCGAGCGATGA
- a CDS encoding carboxymuconolactone decarboxylase family protein: MTRTYEETVTDIEEHLGLLPGYLEALPEQTLVNEWPNLKRFLFGETAIDPETRELVGLAVAAAIGCEFCRHFHKGAAQLHGVSEEELSELFFLASYTPRYSALIQAQDYDVDVFKEEVAESAAYIQKQAAVTDSGR; the protein is encoded by the coding sequence ATGACACGAACGTACGAGGAAACGGTGACGGATATCGAGGAGCATCTCGGTCTCCTGCCGGGCTATCTCGAGGCCCTACCCGAGCAGACGCTGGTGAACGAATGGCCGAACCTGAAGCGATTCCTGTTCGGCGAGACCGCGATCGATCCGGAGACTCGCGAACTCGTCGGGCTCGCGGTGGCGGCGGCGATCGGCTGTGAGTTCTGCAGGCACTTCCACAAGGGAGCGGCGCAGCTCCACGGCGTGAGCGAGGAGGAGCTCTCGGAGCTGTTCTTCCTCGCGAGCTACACGCCACGCTACAGCGCCCTCATCCAGGCCCAGGACTACGACGTCGACGTCTTCAAAGAGGAGGTCGCCGAGAGCGCCGCGTACATCCAGAAGCAGGCGGCCGTGACTGACAGCGGACGGTGA
- a CDS encoding cold-shock protein produces MAKGTVDFFNDTGGYGFIDTEDSEEDVFFHMEDVGGPDLEEGQEVEFDIEQADKGPRAVNLQRL; encoded by the coding sequence ATGGCGAAAGGTACGGTCGATTTCTTCAACGACACTGGCGGCTATGGCTTCATCGACACCGAGGATTCCGAGGAGGACGTCTTCTTCCACATGGAGGACGTCGGCGGCCCGGACTTAGAGGAAGGGCAGGAAGTGGAATTCGACATCGAACAGGCCGATAAGGGCCCGCGAGCAGTCAACCTGCAGCGACTGTAA
- a CDS encoding HAD family hydrolase encodes MSGEAYRDDYDYDFWLLDLDGTLVDVEWSYVRETFDRVGDRIGRTFTDEQARGLWYGLGADRETQIRSLGLDQEAFWAAFDAVESPAERVEATTLYDDAAFVADLDRPVGLVTHCQPFLTEPVLRTLDIDDWFDAVVCCSDDLGWKPDPTPVERAMAELDAEGRGVLAGDGANDVGAAWNAGLDAIHVERHGPDRRGVCVLGDHRVRSFADLAELSPVAR; translated from the coding sequence ATGAGCGGTGAAGCGTACCGAGACGACTACGACTACGACTTCTGGCTGCTCGACCTCGACGGCACGCTCGTCGACGTCGAGTGGTCCTACGTCCGCGAGACGTTCGACCGCGTCGGCGACCGGATCGGCCGAACGTTCACCGACGAGCAGGCCCGCGGCCTCTGGTACGGCCTCGGCGCGGACCGCGAGACACAGATCCGCTCGCTGGGGCTCGACCAGGAGGCGTTCTGGGCGGCGTTCGACGCCGTCGAGAGCCCCGCCGAGCGCGTCGAGGCGACGACGCTCTACGACGACGCCGCGTTCGTCGCCGACCTCGACCGCCCGGTGGGGCTCGTCACCCACTGTCAGCCTTTTCTCACCGAGCCCGTCCTCCGGACGCTCGACATCGACGACTGGTTCGACGCCGTCGTCTGCTGTTCCGATGATCTGGGCTGGAAGCCCGATCCGACGCCGGTCGAGCGGGCGATGGCGGAGCTCGACGCCGAGGGGCGGGGCGTCCTCGCTGGCGACGGCGCGAACGACGTCGGCGCGGCCTGGAACGCCGGGCTCGACGCGATCCACGTCGAGCGCCACGGCCCCGACAGACGCGGCGTCTGCGTCCTCGGCGACCACCGCGTACGGAGCTTCGCCGACCTTGCGGAGCTATCGCCGGTAGCCCGGTAG
- a CDS encoding precorrin-2 dehydrogenase/sirohydrochlorin ferrochelatase family protein, whose product MIPLFHDFSGRTVLVFGGGTVGARKARRFAREARTIVVSPAFDGEFDGAQRVRAAPEPADLAAWFERATPALVVAATDDAELNAAIEREARERGVLVNRADEHGGREPGSVVVPATVREDPVVVAVSTGGRSPALSKHLRERIEPELEGAGEMAELTAELREELRSLAPETRREAIRSVIETPAVWKDLRSGDSKRSQVVADVIERAVNREEGSP is encoded by the coding sequence ATGATCCCGCTGTTTCACGACTTCTCGGGGCGGACGGTGCTCGTCTTCGGCGGCGGGACGGTGGGCGCGCGTAAGGCCCGGCGGTTCGCCCGCGAGGCCCGCACGATCGTCGTGAGCCCCGCCTTCGACGGGGAGTTCGACGGCGCACAGCGGGTGCGGGCGGCTCCGGAGCCGGCGGACCTCGCCGCGTGGTTCGAGCGGGCGACGCCGGCGCTGGTCGTCGCGGCGACCGACGACGCCGAACTGAACGCCGCGATCGAACGCGAGGCCCGCGAGCGGGGCGTGCTCGTCAACCGCGCTGACGAGCACGGCGGGCGCGAGCCGGGGAGCGTCGTCGTTCCCGCGACGGTTCGAGAGGATCCGGTAGTGGTGGCGGTCTCGACCGGCGGGAGGAGCCCGGCGCTGAGCAAACACCTCAGAGAGCGCATCGAGCCCGAACTCGAGGGAGCGGGCGAGATGGCGGAGCTGACCGCGGAGCTCCGCGAGGAACTCCGGTCGCTGGCTCCGGAGACCCGTCGCGAGGCGATCCGATCGGTGATCGAGACGCCGGCCGTTTGGAAGGATTTACGTTCGGGGGACTCGAAGCGCTCGCAAGTGGTTGCAGACGTGATCGAGAGAGCAGTGAATCGAGAGGAGGGGTCGCCGTGA
- a CDS encoding 4a-hydroxytetrahydrobiopterin dehydratase yields the protein MAELLDDDEIQQRLPDGWERDGDEIVRTFEFDDYLAGVEFVQRVGELAEEEFHHPEMIVGYEEVEVRFTSHEEGGITDQDVEMAERTNDEA from the coding sequence ATGGCGGAGCTACTCGACGACGACGAGATCCAGCAACGGCTGCCCGACGGCTGGGAGCGCGACGGCGACGAGATCGTTCGGACGTTCGAGTTCGACGACTACCTCGCGGGCGTCGAGTTCGTCCAGCGTGTGGGAGAGCTCGCCGAGGAGGAGTTCCACCACCCCGAGATGATCGTCGGCTACGAGGAGGTCGAGGTCCGCTTCACCAGCCACGAGGAGGGCGGCATCACCGATCAGGACGTCGAGATGGCCGAGCGAACGAACGACGAGGCGTGA
- the hemA gene encoding glutamyl-tRNA reductase, protein MSGGVITGIRIAHDTASVDAIEAACDPDQRRLVEQLLAHEGVSEAFCLQTCNRAEAYVVTPDEAAGRAALEPRVSELPTAAVRWTGHEESLRHLLRVAAGLESLVLGEDQIIGQFREAYADARDAGAIGTILEDALLKAIHVGERARTETAINEGVVSLGSAAVALAAAERPLEDATVLVIGAGEMGTLAAQSLDRRDLERLLVANRTLSRAEHVASEVSVDAEAVPLAALSTTIDSADVVITATGSAEPILDPALLEASGETLVIDIAKPRDVHPESDAVEGVVVRDLDDLETVTERTEARRAAAAREVESMIDRELDHLIGQFKRKQADEVIGAMYEGAEMAKRQELSTALSKLESQGGLSDKQRETVEAMADALVSQLLAAPTHSLREAAAEDDWETINTAIQLFDPEFETGAVGSPGGVDPAEATMPPEVAARLKDD, encoded by the coding sequence GTGAGCGGCGGCGTCATCACCGGGATCCGGATCGCCCACGACACCGCGTCGGTCGACGCCATCGAGGCGGCCTGCGATCCCGATCAGCGCCGGCTCGTCGAGCAGCTCCTGGCCCACGAGGGCGTCTCGGAGGCGTTCTGCCTCCAGACGTGCAACCGGGCGGAGGCGTACGTCGTCACGCCCGACGAGGCCGCCGGACGGGCGGCGCTCGAACCGCGGGTCTCGGAGCTTCCGACGGCGGCCGTCCGCTGGACGGGCCACGAGGAGAGCCTGCGTCACCTGCTTCGGGTGGCGGCGGGTCTGGAGTCGCTCGTCCTCGGCGAGGACCAGATCATCGGCCAGTTCAGGGAGGCCTACGCCGACGCCCGCGACGCGGGTGCGATCGGAACGATCCTCGAGGACGCGCTGTTGAAGGCGATCCACGTCGGCGAGCGCGCCCGCACCGAGACGGCGATCAACGAGGGGGTCGTCTCGCTGGGCAGCGCCGCCGTTGCGCTCGCCGCCGCGGAACGCCCGCTCGAGGATGCGACGGTGCTCGTGATCGGCGCCGGCGAGATGGGAACGCTCGCGGCCCAGTCGCTCGACCGCCGCGACCTCGAGCGACTGCTGGTCGCGAACCGAACCCTCTCGCGGGCCGAGCACGTCGCGAGCGAGGTCTCGGTCGACGCGGAGGCGGTCCCGCTCGCAGCGCTGTCGACGACGATCGACAGCGCCGACGTGGTGATCACGGCGACGGGAAGCGCCGAGCCGATCCTCGACCCCGCGCTGCTCGAGGCGAGCGGCGAGACGCTGGTGATCGACATCGCGAAACCGCGGGACGTCCATCCCGAGTCCGACGCGGTCGAGGGCGTCGTGGTTCGCGACCTCGACGATCTAGAGACGGTGACCGAGCGGACCGAGGCCAGGCGTGCCGCCGCCGCCCGGGAGGTCGAGTCGATGATCGATCGGGAGCTCGATCACCTCATCGGGCAGTTCAAGCGCAAACAGGCCGACGAGGTGATCGGCGCGATGTACGAGGGTGCGGAGATGGCGAAACGCCAGGAGCTCTCGACCGCGCTCTCGAAGCTCGAATCCCAGGGCGGGCTAAGCGACAAACAGCGCGAGACCGTCGAGGCGATGGCCGACGCGCTGGTGAGCCAACTGCTCGCCGCGCCGACCCATAGCCTCCGGGAGGCCGCCGCCGAGGACGACTGGGAGACGATCAACACCGCGATCCAGCTGTTCGACCCCGAGTTCGAGACCGGGGCCGTCGGATCGCCCGGGGGCGTCGACCCCGCCGAGGCGACGATGCCACCCGAGGTCGCCGCCCGGCTCAAGGACGACTGA
- a CDS encoding ABC transporter substrate-binding protein codes for MAAVSAAGCLDADGGEDGDGNGGTGVPESGETEPDEIERGGSFTVGLPGAIEAPNPLTASSAYTWSVLELVHQTGVFVEPEAFEVMPWAFTEWDAEEREGRMTIRFSVNDDLRWTDGEAFTVDDALFTYEYYMDREPTRYRAAIDPIESVSEADNGFDVRLELSEAVGTWEVEQLGLHLLPRHVWEGVDDHTAHGSDEPVGLGPGRITRLEPDTAIDVSLDGESPLTRYDWVDEHDLFLAEGPYLDSIRFRVLDDAALHREFVAGNVDAIHDDAFDPGRTGTLEDRDGLDLIDGRADGYGHYTVNMRVTPFDDQAFRQAMRMAMDGPRWVREMARDSAVAGSVVVPPAYEHLRPETAADEPVQQSPDEEAHPALEALRFRGTGDGALDVEAVREFLRSGEVISGRGGTYAGVEYPGSLTDVGETAQTEAAYDYEFGEVRSDVLREAGADAELYVDGQTIEERNEGPLTMLNYPPDERPRVVEFTQEYVGNLRRLGVPIRQEIVTAGVMADRAFLEAEFDVHPMEWSSLSSQGADSLYRLFHSDNAHAADSTFDSFAYNASGYGLEGLAGADEEIDAMRRELDDERRDALVRRVAERLYLEAPTLVRDYPPSRWPVNAGEYAGFMADVPSPGSDGLWKQCLNVHRR; via the coding sequence GTGGCCGCGGTCTCCGCGGCCGGCTGTCTCGACGCCGACGGCGGTGAGGACGGCGACGGCAACGGCGGGACGGGGGTACCGGAGTCCGGAGAGACCGAGCCCGACGAGATCGAACGCGGGGGGAGTTTCACCGTCGGTCTCCCCGGCGCGATCGAGGCGCCGAACCCGCTGACGGCGAGTTCGGCCTACACCTGGAGCGTGCTGGAACTGGTCCATCAGACCGGCGTCTTCGTCGAGCCCGAGGCGTTCGAGGTGATGCCGTGGGCGTTCACCGAGTGGGACGCCGAGGAGCGCGAGGGGAGGATGACGATCCGCTTCAGCGTCAACGACGACCTGCGGTGGACCGACGGCGAGGCGTTCACCGTCGACGACGCGCTGTTCACCTACGAGTACTACATGGACCGGGAGCCGACGCGGTATCGCGCGGCGATCGACCCGATCGAGTCGGTCTCGGAGGCCGACAACGGGTTCGACGTGCGCCTCGAACTGAGCGAGGCGGTCGGAACCTGGGAGGTCGAACAGCTCGGGCTCCACCTCTTGCCCCGTCACGTCTGGGAGGGCGTCGACGACCACACGGCCCACGGGAGCGACGAGCCGGTCGGGCTGGGTCCGGGCCGGATCACGAGGCTGGAGCCCGACACGGCGATCGACGTCTCGCTGGACGGGGAGTCACCGCTGACCCGCTACGACTGGGTCGACGAGCACGACCTGTTCCTCGCCGAGGGACCGTACCTCGATTCGATCCGCTTTCGCGTCCTCGACGACGCGGCGCTCCATCGGGAGTTCGTAGCGGGGAACGTCGACGCGATCCACGACGACGCCTTCGACCCGGGCCGAACGGGGACCCTCGAGGACCGGGACGGGCTGGACCTGATCGACGGTCGGGCCGACGGCTACGGCCACTACACCGTGAACATGCGGGTGACGCCGTTCGACGACCAGGCGTTTCGCCAGGCGATGCGCATGGCGATGGACGGGCCCCGGTGGGTCCGGGAGATGGCACGCGACTCCGCGGTAGCCGGCAGCGTCGTCGTCCCGCCCGCCTACGAGCACCTCCGACCCGAGACCGCCGCCGACGAGCCGGTCCAGCAGTCGCCCGACGAGGAGGCCCACCCCGCGCTCGAGGCGCTCCGGTTCCGCGGGACCGGGGACGGCGCGCTGGACGTCGAGGCCGTTCGTGAGTTCCTCCGGTCGGGCGAGGTGATCTCGGGGCGAGGCGGCACGTACGCCGGCGTCGAGTACCCCGGCAGCCTCACCGACGTCGGCGAGACCGCCCAGACCGAGGCGGCGTACGACTACGAGTTCGGCGAGGTCCGGTCGGACGTCCTCCGGGAGGCCGGCGCGGACGCGGAGCTGTACGTCGACGGCCAGACGATCGAGGAACGCAACGAGGGACCGCTCACGATGTTGAACTACCCGCCCGACGAACGCCCGCGGGTGGTCGAGTTCACGCAGGAGTACGTCGGGAACCTCCGTCGGCTCGGCGTGCCGATCCGACAGGAGATCGTCACCGCCGGCGTGATGGCCGACCGGGCGTTCCTCGAGGCCGAGTTCGACGTCCATCCGATGGAGTGGTCGAGCCTCTCGTCGCAGGGGGCCGATTCGCTGTATCGTCTCTTTCACAGCGACAACGCCCACGCGGCGGATTCGACGTTCGACAGCTTCGCGTACAACGCGTCGGGCTACGGGCTCGAGGGGCTGGCGGGCGCCGACGAGGAGATCGACGCGATGCGCCGGGAACTCGACGACGAACGGCGAGACGCGCTCGTCCGACGGGTCGCGGAGCGGCTGTACCTCGAGGCGCCCACGCTCGTCAGGGACTATCCGCCGTCGCGGTGGCCGGTCAACGCCGGCGAGTACGCGGGATTCATGGCCGACGTTCCGTCGCCCGGCAGCGACGGGCTCTGGAAGCAGTGTCTGAACGTCCACCGGCGGTAG
- a CDS encoding DUF5778 family protein has product MSDVIDEDLYERTKRLLEPGEIALAGAIVHTDLEGSDDIEMHQATVDVGEIIAEGAGHDPKDTYVYSGSDDTDFASNQHQGLTLDGDEFVWECQQLLRNGTFDVVFYYEASADHESILEGIRERGFEVTGVRED; this is encoded by the coding sequence ATGAGCGACGTGATCGATGAGGACCTCTACGAGCGCACCAAGCGGCTACTCGAGCCCGGGGAGATAGCGCTGGCCGGCGCGATCGTCCACACGGATCTCGAGGGCAGCGACGACATCGAGATGCACCAGGCGACGGTCGACGTCGGGGAGATCATCGCCGAGGGGGCCGGACACGACCCGAAGGACACGTACGTCTACTCCGGCTCCGACGACACCGACTTCGCCTCGAACCAGCACCAGGGACTGACCCTCGACGGCGACGAGTTCGTCTGGGAGTGCCAGCAGTTGCTGCGAAACGGGACCTTCGACGTCGTCTTCTACTACGAGGCCAGCGCCGACCACGAGTCGATCCTCGAGGGGATCCGCGAGCGTGGCTTCGAGGTGACGGGAGTGCGCGAGGACTGA
- the ahbB gene encoding siroheme decarboxylase subunit beta encodes MDRAQVGDLDEYDRALLNAFQGGFPVCEEPFERAAAALRERGIDLDGSELLARVKRLDEEGVLTRFGALIDAGEIGGTATLVAMHAPEERYEEVAERVNAHREVAHNYEREHPHLNMWFVLSVADESRVEEVLREIERETGQETYDLPKIREFRVEAKFMLDGPIPEGDVDLSDLGPAVEPSDRSSLTPDERDLVAEIQGGLPIVERPYEAIGADPDWVRRTIKRFDEEGKVRRVGVIPNHYALGYTENGMTVWNVPDDLVEEVGPAIASLPFVTHCYERPRHEGVWPYNFFAMTHGRSEEESERRIEQVRERMAEFWDVGEEDWDTLFSTRILKKTGIRLEERADANTSEGDE; translated from the coding sequence ATGGACCGGGCGCAGGTAGGAGACCTCGACGAGTACGATCGCGCCCTTCTCAACGCGTTCCAGGGCGGCTTTCCCGTCTGTGAGGAGCCGTTCGAGCGCGCCGCCGCCGCCCTCCGCGAGCGGGGGATCGACCTCGACGGATCGGAGCTGCTCGCCCGGGTCAAACGCCTCGACGAGGAAGGCGTGCTCACCCGCTTCGGCGCGCTGATCGACGCGGGGGAGATCGGCGGCACCGCGACGCTGGTAGCGATGCACGCCCCCGAGGAGCGCTACGAGGAGGTCGCCGAACGGGTGAACGCCCACCGGGAGGTGGCGCACAATTACGAACGCGAGCACCCCCACCTCAACATGTGGTTCGTCCTCAGCGTCGCCGACGAGTCGCGCGTCGAGGAGGTACTCAGGGAGATCGAACGCGAGACCGGCCAGGAGACGTACGACCTGCCGAAGATACGGGAGTTCCGCGTCGAGGCGAAGTTCATGCTCGACGGGCCGATCCCGGAGGGCGACGTCGATCTCTCCGATCTCGGTCCCGCGGTCGAGCCCTCCGATCGGTCGTCGTTGACGCCCGACGAGCGCGACCTCGTCGCCGAGATCCAGGGTGGGCTCCCGATCGTGGAGCGACCCTACGAGGCGATCGGCGCGGATCCCGACTGGGTCCGCCGGACGATCAAGCGGTTCGACGAGGAGGGGAAGGTCCGCCGAGTGGGGGTGATCCCCAACCACTACGCGCTGGGCTACACCGAGAACGGGATGACCGTCTGGAACGTCCCCGACGACCTCGTCGAGGAGGTCGGCCCCGCGATCGCCTCGCTCCCGTTCGTCACCCACTGTTATGAGCGCCCGCGCCACGAGGGCGTCTGGCCGTACAACTTCTTCGCGATGACCCACGGGCGCAGCGAGGAAGAGAGCGAGCGACGCATCGAGCAGGTCCGCGAGCGCATGGCGGAGTTCTGGGACGTAGGAGAGGAGGACTGGGACACGCTGTTCTCGACGCGGATCCTGAAGAAGACCGGCATCCGCCTCGAGGAGCGCGCCGACGCGAACACGAGCGAGGGCGACGAGTGA